A genomic stretch from Natronomonas gomsonensis includes:
- the pdhA gene encoding pyruvate dehydrogenase (acetyl-transferring) E1 component subunit alpha codes for MSTLQRDPDDRVRVLDEDGRVVDGAEVPDLSDERLVEMYRQMRLARHFDQRAVSLQRQGRMGTYPPLSGQEAAQIGSAAAMDDDDWMFPSYREHGAAYVRGVDLAQTLRYWMGDERGNALEGLNIFPVAVPIATQILHATGAAWASNLKDGENRNAFVCYFGDGATSEGDFHEGLNFAGVFDAPAVFFCNNNQWAISVPRERQTASETLAGKADAYGFEGVQVDGMDPLAVYQVTREAIEKAKAGDPDGLRPTLIEAVQYRFGAHTTADDPSVYRDEEEVEKWKAKDPIPRLESYLRNNGVLDDEAVDAVTQSVEDEVAEAITEAENFERPDATDMFDYVFEERTERLDEQRAHLQRLRERHGDEELLE; via the coding sequence ATGAGTACGTTACAACGCGACCCCGACGACCGGGTCCGGGTACTCGACGAAGACGGTCGAGTCGTCGACGGCGCGGAGGTACCGGACCTCTCCGACGAGCGTCTCGTTGAGATGTATCGACAGATGCGGTTGGCACGACACTTCGACCAGCGGGCGGTTAGCCTCCAACGGCAGGGTCGGATGGGAACGTATCCACCGCTGTCCGGCCAAGAGGCCGCACAGATCGGTAGCGCCGCCGCGATGGACGACGACGACTGGATGTTCCCGAGTTACCGCGAACACGGCGCCGCCTACGTCCGAGGCGTCGACCTCGCCCAGACGCTCCGCTACTGGATGGGCGACGAGCGCGGCAACGCCCTCGAAGGACTGAACATCTTCCCCGTGGCGGTGCCCATCGCCACACAGATTCTGCACGCGACCGGCGCGGCGTGGGCGTCGAACCTGAAGGACGGCGAGAACCGAAACGCATTCGTCTGTTACTTCGGCGACGGCGCGACCTCCGAGGGCGACTTCCACGAGGGGCTGAACTTCGCCGGCGTCTTCGATGCGCCCGCCGTCTTTTTCTGTAACAACAATCAGTGGGCCATCTCGGTGCCGCGGGAGCGACAGACAGCAAGCGAGACACTGGCGGGAAAGGCCGACGCCTACGGTTTCGAGGGCGTCCAAGTCGACGGGATGGACCCGCTCGCGGTGTATCAGGTGACACGGGAGGCAATCGAGAAGGCGAAAGCCGGGGACCCAGACGGACTGCGGCCGACGCTCATCGAAGCAGTGCAGTACCGCTTCGGTGCCCACACGACCGCCGACGACCCCTCGGTGTACCGCGACGAGGAGGAAGTCGAGAAGTGGAAAGCCAAGGACCCGATTCCACGGTTGGAGTCGTACCTGCGGAACAACGGCGTCCTCGACGACGAGGCCGTCGATGCGGTCACCCAGTCGGTCGAAGACGAGGTGGCCGAGGCCATCACCGAAGCCGAAAACTTCGAGCGGCCCGATGCGACCGACATGTTCGACTACGTCTTCGAGGAGCGAACCGAACGGCTCGATGAACAGCGCGCACACCTCCAGCGGTTGCGCGAACGGCACGGCGACGAGGAACTACTCGAATGA
- a CDS encoding alpha-ketoacid dehydrogenase subunit beta, whose product MSSTQNLTLVQAVRDGLKSEMQRDDDVLVMGEDVGKNGGVFRATEGLYDEFGEDRVIDTPLAESGIVGTAIGMAAYGLKPVPEIQFSGFMYPAFDQIISHAARMRTRSRGRFTCPLVVRAPYGGGIRAPEHHSESKEAFYAHEAGLKVVIPSTPYDTKGLLAASIRDPDPVIFLEPKLIYRAFREEVPDDDYTVELGEAAVRREGSDISLFTWGAMTRPSIQAAESVAEDGIDVEVIDLRTLKPMDTDAILESFEKTGRAVVVHEAPKTGGLAGEITATIQEEALLYQEAPVNRVTGFDVPYPLYALEDYYMPEDTRIEDAIRETYEF is encoded by the coding sequence ATGAGTTCGACACAGAACCTGACACTGGTACAGGCCGTCCGGGACGGCCTGAAAAGCGAGATGCAACGCGACGACGACGTCCTCGTGATGGGTGAGGACGTGGGCAAGAACGGCGGCGTCTTCCGGGCGACGGAGGGGTTGTACGACGAGTTCGGCGAGGACCGCGTCATCGACACGCCGCTTGCGGAGTCCGGCATCGTCGGCACCGCCATCGGCATGGCCGCCTACGGCCTCAAGCCGGTGCCGGAAATCCAGTTCTCCGGGTTCATGTACCCCGCCTTCGACCAGATTATCTCTCACGCCGCCCGCATGCGAACGCGCTCTCGGGGACGGTTTACCTGCCCGCTGGTCGTCCGTGCGCCCTACGGCGGCGGCATCCGCGCACCGGAACACCACTCCGAGTCCAAGGAGGCCTTTTACGCCCACGAGGCCGGCCTGAAGGTCGTCATCCCGTCGACGCCCTACGACACGAAGGGGCTGCTCGCGGCGTCGATTCGGGACCCCGACCCGGTCATCTTCCTCGAACCGAAACTCATCTACCGAGCGTTCCGCGAGGAAGTGCCGGACGACGACTACACCGTCGAGTTGGGCGAGGCCGCGGTTCGTCGTGAGGGTTCAGATATCTCGCTGTTCACGTGGGGTGCGATGACCCGGCCGTCGATTCAAGCGGCCGAATCCGTCGCCGAGGACGGCATCGACGTGGAGGTCATCGACCTGCGGACGCTGAAGCCGATGGACACCGACGCTATTCTCGAATCCTTCGAGAAGACCGGCCGCGCAGTCGTCGTCCACGAGGCGCCGAAGACCGGCGGCCTCGCTGGCGAAATCACGGCGACGATTCAGGAGGAAGCGCTGCTGTATCAGGAGGCGCCGGTCAACCGCGTCACCGGCTTCGACGTTCCCTATCCCCTGTACGCGCTGGAGGACTACTACATGCCCGAGGACACACGCATCGAGGACGCCATCCGAGAGACCTACGAGTTCTGA
- a CDS encoding 2-oxo acid dehydrogenase subunit E2 — protein sequence MVREFKLPDVGEGLTEAEIVNWLVEVGDTVREDQPVAEVETDKAVVEVPSPVNGTVREILAEEGEMVPVGEVIITFDVEGEPVEEPAETETDAEDEPEPAVTPVDEDGSEAQAETEAEPSAKGGRVFAAPSARRLARELDVDIAAVAGSGPGGRVTESDVRAAAEGGAEAESESEPEPSSTASTDGVQSATRRVSDDDGGEAAKPATTSAEAADRERTLAAPATRKLAEEKGVDLDSVPTEETRDGEAFVTPEAVEAYAEAQQAAQQADAEAVSAGAGGDGETVVAPSGEDERIPYRGIRRTIGKQMERSKFTAPHVTHHDEVDVTRLVETRGNLKAEAEERGTKLSYMPFVMKAVVAGLKQHPMLNAQLDEDNEEIVVRGDYNIGIATATDAGLMVPVVKGVDRKGMLDIAEEMNELVGKARERSIAREEMQGGTFSITNFGAIGGEYATPIINYPESAILGLGAIKDKPRVIDGEVVPRKVMTLSLSIDHRVIDGAEAAQFVNTVKEYLETPELLLLE from the coding sequence ATGGTACGCGAGTTCAAACTGCCCGACGTCGGTGAGGGACTGACCGAAGCGGAAATCGTCAACTGGCTCGTCGAAGTCGGGGACACGGTACGAGAGGACCAGCCGGTCGCGGAAGTCGAGACGGACAAAGCCGTCGTCGAGGTTCCGTCGCCAGTCAACGGCACCGTCCGAGAGATACTGGCTGAGGAAGGCGAGATGGTGCCCGTCGGCGAGGTCATCATCACCTTCGACGTAGAGGGCGAGCCAGTCGAGGAACCGGCGGAAACGGAGACAGACGCCGAGGACGAACCCGAGCCGGCGGTCACTCCCGTCGACGAGGACGGAAGCGAGGCCCAAGCCGAGACGGAGGCCGAACCGAGCGCGAAGGGTGGCCGCGTCTTCGCCGCCCCATCCGCACGTCGGTTGGCGCGGGAACTCGATGTCGACATCGCTGCGGTCGCCGGCAGCGGCCCGGGCGGCCGCGTCACCGAGTCGGACGTTCGAGCGGCCGCCGAAGGCGGGGCGGAAGCCGAATCCGAGTCCGAGCCCGAACCGTCGTCGACGGCGTCCACAGATGGCGTGCAGTCGGCGACCCGCCGAGTGAGCGACGATGACGGTGGGGAAGCCGCCAAACCGGCGACGACGAGCGCCGAGGCGGCCGACCGCGAGCGAACGCTGGCCGCGCCGGCGACGCGAAAGCTCGCCGAGGAGAAGGGCGTCGACCTCGACAGCGTGCCGACCGAGGAGACACGTGACGGCGAGGCGTTCGTCACGCCCGAGGCGGTCGAAGCCTACGCCGAGGCCCAGCAGGCCGCCCAACAGGCCGATGCCGAGGCGGTGTCGGCGGGTGCCGGAGGCGACGGCGAGACGGTCGTGGCACCCTCCGGCGAGGACGAGCGCATCCCCTACCGGGGCATCCGGCGGACCATCGGCAAGCAGATGGAGCGCTCGAAGTTCACGGCGCCGCACGTCACCCACCACGACGAGGTGGACGTGACGCGGCTGGTCGAGACCCGCGGCAACCTCAAGGCCGAAGCCGAGGAACGCGGGACGAAACTGTCGTACATGCCGTTCGTGATGAAGGCCGTCGTCGCCGGCCTCAAGCAACACCCGATGTTGAACGCCCAACTGGACGAGGACAACGAGGAAATCGTCGTCCGCGGCGACTACAACATCGGTATCGCCACCGCGACCGACGCCGGCCTGATGGTCCCGGTCGTCAAGGGCGTCGACCGCAAGGGGATGTTGGACATCGCCGAGGAGATGAACGAACTCGTCGGGAAGGCCCGAGAGCGCTCCATCGCCCGCGAAGAGATGCAGGGCGGGACGTTCTCGATTACGAACTTCGGGGCCATCGGCGGGGAGTACGCCACGCCAATCATCAACTACCCCGAGTCGGCCATCCTCGGATTGGGCGCCATCAAGGACAAGCCACGCGTAATCGATGGTGAGGTCGTCCCCCGGAAGGTGATGACGCTGTCTCTATCCATCGACCACCGGGTCATCGACGGCGCCGAGGCCGCCCAGTTCGTCAACACCGTCAAGGAGTACCTCGAGACGCCCGAGTTGCTGCTGTTAGAGTGA
- a CDS encoding DNA polymerase sliding clamp has product MFKAIVSADTLGDALDSVSVLVDECKIRLDEEGLTIRAVDPANVGMVDLELSETAFESYETDGGVIGVNLDRLEDIVGMADSGQLVHLELDEETRKLHIQLDGLEYTLALIDPDSIRQEPDLPDLDLAAEIVIEGKDIARSVKAADMVSDHIALGVDADAEEFFVEAEGDTDDVHLELGREDLIDLTAGEARSLFSLDYLKDMNKAIPKDAEVTMELGEEFPVKMHFDFAEGDGHVTFMLAPRIQSE; this is encoded by the coding sequence ATGTTCAAGGCTATCGTGAGCGCGGACACGCTCGGGGATGCGCTCGATTCCGTGAGCGTGCTTGTCGACGAGTGCAAAATCCGCCTCGACGAGGAGGGCCTCACGATTCGCGCGGTGGACCCGGCGAACGTCGGGATGGTCGACCTCGAACTCTCCGAGACTGCGTTCGAATCCTACGAGACCGACGGCGGCGTCATCGGCGTCAACCTCGACCGACTGGAGGACATCGTCGGGATGGCCGACTCCGGCCAGCTCGTCCACCTCGAATTGGACGAGGAGACCCGGAAACTCCACATCCAGTTGGACGGCCTAGAGTACACGCTGGCGCTTATCGACCCCGACTCCATCCGCCAGGAGCCGGACCTACCGGACCTCGATTTGGCGGCCGAAATCGTCATCGAGGGGAAGGACATCGCCCGTTCGGTGAAGGCCGCCGACATGGTGAGCGACCACATCGCGTTGGGCGTCGACGCCGACGCCGAGGAGTTCTTCGTCGAAGCCGAGGGCGACACCGACGACGTGCATCTCGAATTGGGCCGGGAGGACCTCATCGACCTCACGGCCGGGGAGGCCCGCTCGCTGTTCTCGCTTGACTATCTGAAGGACATGAACAAGGCCATCCCGAAGGACGCCGAGGTGACGATGGAACTCGGCGAGGAGTTCCCCGTCAAGATGCACTTCGACTTCGCCGAGGGCGACGGCCACGTCACATTCATGCTCGCACCGCGCATCCAAAGCGAGTAA
- a CDS encoding TIGR00725 family protein, which produces MRVSVIGGSSIDTETYEQAREVGRLLGERGHTVVCGGLGGVMEAACRGAREHDADTIGILPSEDREAANEWVTTPIATGLGHARNPLVAMNGESVVAIDGAAGTLSELGHALVFDRPIAGLDTHAIDLVGFEAVESPEAAVDYVESESAARFQK; this is translated from the coding sequence ATGCGCGTCTCCGTCATCGGCGGCTCCAGCATCGATACCGAAACCTACGAACAAGCGCGGGAGGTCGGCCGCCTGCTCGGCGAGCGCGGTCACACCGTGGTCTGCGGGGGCCTCGGTGGTGTGATGGAAGCCGCCTGTCGCGGCGCACGGGAACACGACGCCGACACTATCGGCATCCTCCCCAGCGAGGACCGCGAGGCGGCCAACGAGTGGGTGACGACGCCCATCGCGACGGGGTTGGGTCACGCCCGAAATCCGCTGGTCGCCATGAACGGCGAGTCGGTCGTCGCCATCGACGGCGCCGCGGGGACGCTCTCGGAGTTGGGTCACGCCCTCGTCTTCGACCGCCCGATAGCGGGGCTGGATACGCACGCCATCGACCTCGTCGGGTTCGAGGCCGTCGAGAGCCCCGAAGCGGCCGTCGACTACGTCGAATCCGAGTCGGCCGCCCGCTTCCAGAAATAG
- the fabG gene encoding 3-oxoacyl-[acyl-carrier-protein] reductase, with translation MLDDQTCLVTGSSRGIGRAVAEELGRNGADVVVNYRSSVDEAESVVDAIEDEGGTAIAVQGNVADYDEVEAMCSEVHDTFGSVDVLVNNAGITVDKKFENMTRDDWQRVLDVNLGGVFNCTHCLFDDIKSAEDGRLINISSVVGQQGNYGQANYATTKSGLFGFTRTLALELASTGSTANCVAPGFVKTDMLETVPERVQEKILQRIPLDRFATPEDVAGIVRFVASEDAGYMTGQILAVNGGMEW, from the coding sequence ATGCTCGACGACCAGACCTGTCTCGTAACCGGTTCCTCCCGTGGTATCGGCCGCGCGGTCGCCGAAGAACTCGGACGGAACGGTGCCGATGTCGTGGTGAACTACCGCTCTTCGGTGGATGAAGCCGAGAGCGTCGTCGACGCCATCGAGGACGAAGGTGGTACCGCCATCGCGGTACAGGGAAACGTCGCCGATTACGACGAGGTCGAAGCGATGTGTTCGGAGGTTCACGACACCTTCGGCTCGGTCGATGTTCTCGTGAACAACGCCGGCATCACCGTCGACAAGAAGTTCGAAAACATGACGCGGGACGACTGGCAGCGGGTCCTCGACGTGAATTTAGGCGGGGTGTTCAACTGCACCCACTGTCTGTTTGATGACATCAAGTCGGCGGAGGACGGCCGGCTGATCAACATTTCGTCGGTGGTTGGCCAGCAGGGCAACTACGGGCAGGCGAACTACGCGACGACGAAATCGGGGCTGTTCGGCTTCACCCGGACGCTCGCGCTCGAATTGGCGTCCACCGGGTCGACGGCGAACTGCGTCGCCCCCGGATTCGTGAAGACGGACATGTTAGAGACGGTCCCCGAACGGGTCCAAGAGAAAATCCTCCAGCGGATTCCCCTCGACCGGTTTGCGACGCCGGAGGACGTGGCGGGCATCGTCCGCTTCGTCGCCAGTGAGGACGCCGGCTACATGACCGGCCAAATCCTCGCCGTCAACGGCGGCATGGAGTGGTAA
- a CDS encoding DUF6757 family protein — translation MQCHYCDEEAAVAVEKDHIKVGLCERHLRERMEELSDSDALEDIEGQIEDALE, via the coding sequence ATGCAGTGTCACTACTGTGATGAGGAGGCCGCCGTCGCTGTCGAGAAAGACCACATCAAGGTCGGCCTCTGTGAACGGCACCTCCGCGAGCGGATGGAGGAACTCTCCGACTCCGACGCGCTCGAGGATATCGAGGGGCAGATAGAGGACGCCCTCGAGTAA
- a CDS encoding PHP domain-containing protein: protein MVVADLHVHTTNSDGTLTLSTLPDAAKRAGVDVVAVTDHDRTHPELSTPVAHLDGVTVVSGIELRVETDAERVDLLGYGVERTDDLDALVESLQTDRIERGRRIIDAIEERLGVELPVEPREGLGRPHIARAVAEVTDYEYGEVFEELIGDDGPCYVARDIPSFERGRSVLEDACGVVGLAHPYRYDDPEAAIELCSELDAVERFYPYGREVDPRPLDRAIGTYDLLSTGGSDAHEETLGKAGLDREDYRRFRAAL from the coding sequence ATGGTCGTTGCGGACCTCCACGTACACACGACGAACTCCGACGGGACGCTGACGCTGTCGACGCTGCCCGACGCCGCAAAGCGAGCAGGTGTCGATGTCGTCGCCGTCACCGACCACGACCGGACCCACCCCGAGCTATCGACGCCCGTCGCACACCTCGACGGCGTCACGGTCGTCAGCGGCATCGAATTGCGAGTCGAAACCGACGCCGAACGGGTCGATTTGCTCGGTTACGGCGTCGAACGCACGGACGACCTCGACGCGCTCGTCGAGTCGCTCCAGACCGACCGCATCGAGCGCGGCCGACGGATAATCGACGCCATCGAAGAGCGCCTCGGCGTCGAGTTACCCGTGGAACCGCGAGAGGGACTCGGCCGACCCCACATCGCCCGCGCCGTCGCCGAGGTCACCGACTACGAGTACGGCGAGGTGTTCGAGGAACTCATCGGCGACGACGGCCCCTGTTATGTCGCCCGCGATATCCCCTCCTTCGAGAGGGGGCGGTCGGTCCTTGAGGACGCCTGCGGCGTCGTCGGCCTCGCACACCCCTATCGGTACGACGACCCCGAGGCCGCAATCGAACTCTGTTCGGAACTCGATGCAGTCGAACGGTTCTATCCCTACGGTCGTGAGGTCGACCCCCGCCCGCTGGACCGAGCCATCGGGACCTACGACCTCCTTTCTACCGGCGGCAGCGACGCTCACGAGGAGACGCTCGGGAAGGCGGGATTGGACCGTGAGGACTACCGCCGTTTCCGTGCGGCGCTGTGA
- a CDS encoding DUF5789 family protein, which produces MQLLANVDDRIDAHTYPATATELIEEYGELELEVPNGEETFGEALERLGETTFEDADDARLAAYSAVSKNAIGRENYSDRDAPSIGENGPEQVSF; this is translated from the coding sequence ATGCAACTGCTCGCGAACGTCGACGACCGAATCGATGCCCACACGTATCCCGCGACCGCGACGGAACTCATCGAGGAGTACGGCGAGCTCGAACTGGAGGTCCCCAACGGCGAGGAGACGTTCGGTGAGGCCTTGGAGCGTCTCGGCGAGACGACCTTCGAGGACGCCGACGACGCCCGACTGGCGGCCTACTCGGCGGTGTCGAAGAATGCCATCGGCCGGGAGAACTACTCCGACCGCGATGCGCCCTCCATCGGCGAGAACGGTCCCGAACAGGTCTCGTTTTAG
- a CDS encoding DUF4393 domain-containing protein → MSDDAPEDTPNDEPTGDEGTTDAEDPLGGTENVEVDAVEEGDMAPREVERVFSLLEEATAEDALEGRQLRRLLSVLENAVASPSETNPETFAELVSILEETIVAPDDLDDVDVDGLLSVLEEAVAGTTTADSESLEELFDVVGEGLADPTAIEPEDVERFRAGLEDAIVDLTDPTSGGIGGLFPIPGMAGTPSEDIAETDDTYDMFRIARIGAAMTQRATGYSVESGVRTGTRMAYAAANAESPARLLTESRAIALDELQRAGVDIGDEQADWLEAHEDDLIDSRPITSETLRERGDRLLSKSAEVGRDETIHPAFPSVLEQLAADEARILRLLAEDGTQATMNVRDKKLIPFKSTLIAENLTMIGSDAGCRYPDRTPVYLKNLERLGLIDFSEEPIEDLKQYQVLEAQSHIEAAREAADRPKAVYGSVTLSAFGVDFCETCLPVSVNVERRERTFREET, encoded by the coding sequence ATGAGCGACGACGCACCCGAGGACACGCCCAACGACGAGCCAACGGGCGACGAGGGCACAACCGACGCCGAGGACCCACTCGGCGGCACCGAGAACGTCGAGGTCGACGCTGTCGAGGAGGGCGACATGGCTCCCCGCGAGGTCGAACGCGTCTTCTCGCTTTTAGAGGAGGCCACCGCCGAAGACGCCCTCGAGGGCCGGCAACTCCGCCGACTCCTCTCGGTGCTGGAAAACGCCGTCGCCAGCCCCTCCGAGACGAACCCCGAGACGTTCGCGGAGTTGGTGTCGATTCTCGAAGAGACCATCGTCGCCCCCGACGACCTCGACGACGTGGATGTCGACGGGCTGTTGTCCGTCCTGGAGGAAGCCGTCGCGGGCACGACGACGGCCGACTCCGAGAGCCTCGAAGAGCTATTCGACGTGGTCGGCGAGGGACTCGCCGACCCGACGGCCATCGAACCCGAGGACGTCGAACGGTTCCGTGCGGGGCTTGAAGACGCCATCGTCGACCTCACCGACCCAACCTCGGGCGGCATCGGCGGGCTGTTCCCCATCCCCGGCATGGCTGGGACTCCGTCCGAGGATATCGCCGAGACCGACGACACATACGACATGTTCCGTATCGCGCGCATCGGTGCCGCGATGACACAACGAGCGACGGGGTACTCGGTTGAGTCCGGTGTCCGAACCGGCACGCGGATGGCGTATGCGGCGGCCAACGCCGAGTCGCCGGCCCGCCTCCTCACCGAGAGCCGCGCCATCGCGCTCGACGAACTCCAGCGGGCGGGCGTCGACATCGGCGACGAACAGGCCGACTGGCTCGAAGCCCACGAGGACGACCTCATCGACAGCCGACCGATAACGTCGGAGACGCTCCGGGAACGCGGCGACCGGCTCCTCTCGAAGTCCGCGGAAGTCGGCCGCGACGAGACGATTCACCCCGCCTTTCCCTCGGTCCTCGAACAACTGGCCGCCGACGAGGCTCGCATCCTGCGGCTGCTCGCAGAGGATGGGACGCAGGCGACGATGAACGTCCGCGACAAGAAGCTCATCCCGTTTAAATCGACACTCATCGCGGAGAACCTGACGATGATAGGCAGCGACGCCGGCTGTCGGTACCCGGACCGAACGCCGGTGTACCTCAAGAACCTCGAACGACTCGGCCTCATCGACTTCTCGGAGGAACCGATAGAGGACCTCAAACAGTATCAGGTACTCGAGGCCCAATCGCACATCGAAGCCGCACGCGAGGCCGCGGACCGTCCGAAAGCGGTGTACGGGAGCGTCACGCTGTCGGCGTTCGGTGTCGACTTCTGTGAGACGTGTCTTCCCGTCTCGGTGAACGTCGAACGGCGGGAACGGACCTTCCGCGAGGAGACCTAA
- a CDS encoding DUF445 domain-containing protein, producing the protein MISLVDFLPGLPYGLQWRLVLIPFITGIIGYGTNWVAIRMLFHPVEFVGFRLPGLKSIAPSLPRKLQQIPGVMEGLVGWQGIIPSRSARMGTIAAEKGIARIATEREFYEEFDPEEIATHIVTNSEDEIRRLTDETLREEHPALWNDTPQPVRELVHARVQAQLPRIADEITEQIGDNIDELLDINLMITNHLDENPELLNRLFLEVGNRELKFIVNSGFLLGTFLGVFTIPLFLYIDRWWVLPMAGVAVGYMTNWIALKIIFLPIEERRLGPLRLQGLFIKRQPEAAEKYAEIVADEIVTISNVAENLMYGSQSDRTRKMIRDAIRPEVDRAVGLAGPLVRMTTGSDEYERVRERFAEESVDRTISPLSDPEFNAERSESIRRLICERIRGLTPANFVQLLRPAFIEDEWMLIVLGAVLGFVAGWFQLLVVTAV; encoded by the coding sequence GTGATATCCCTCGTCGATTTCCTCCCGGGACTTCCGTACGGCCTCCAGTGGCGATTGGTTCTTATCCCTTTCATCACCGGAATTATCGGCTACGGAACCAACTGGGTCGCCATCCGAATGCTGTTTCACCCCGTCGAGTTCGTGGGCTTTCGACTCCCTGGGCTGAAGAGTATCGCACCGAGTCTGCCGCGGAAACTCCAGCAGATTCCCGGCGTGATGGAGGGGCTGGTCGGTTGGCAGGGCATCATCCCCTCTCGGTCCGCCCGGATGGGCACCATCGCCGCCGAGAAGGGCATCGCTCGAATCGCGACTGAACGGGAGTTCTACGAGGAGTTCGACCCCGAGGAAATCGCCACCCACATCGTCACCAACTCCGAGGACGAAATCCGCCGACTCACCGACGAGACGCTCCGCGAGGAGCACCCGGCGCTGTGGAACGACACCCCACAGCCGGTTCGAGAACTGGTACACGCCCGCGTTCAGGCGCAACTACCCCGCATCGCCGACGAGATTACCGAACAAATCGGCGATAACATCGACGAACTGCTCGACATCAACCTCATGATAACGAACCACCTCGACGAGAACCCCGAGTTGCTCAACCGACTGTTCCTCGAAGTCGGCAACCGCGAACTGAAGTTCATCGTCAACTCCGGGTTCCTCCTCGGCACGTTCCTCGGCGTGTTCACCATCCCGCTTTTCCTCTACATCGACCGGTGGTGGGTGCTCCCGATGGCGGGCGTCGCCGTCGGTTACATGACCAACTGGATTGCCCTGAAAATCATCTTCCTCCCCATCGAGGAGCGCCGTCTCGGCCCGCTTCGACTGCAAGGACTGTTCATCAAACGCCAACCGGAAGCCGCCGAAAAGTACGCCGAAATCGTCGCCGACGAAATCGTCACGATTTCCAACGTCGCCGAAAACCTCATGTACGGAAGCCAATCGGACCGCACACGAAAGATGATTCGAGACGCAATCCGACCCGAAGTCGACCGCGCCGTCGGTCTCGCCGGCCCGCTCGTCCGCATGACGACTGGGAGCGACGAGTACGAGCGCGTCCGGGAGCGGTTCGCCGAAGAGAGCGTCGACCGGACGATATCGCCGCTGTCGGACCCCGAGTTCAACGCCGAGCGCAGCGAGTCGATTCGACGACTGATATGCGAGCGCATCCGAGGCCTCACGCCGGCGAACTTCGTCCAACTGCTCCGGCCTGCCTTCATCGAAGACGAGTGGATGCTCATCGTCCTCGGTGCGGTACTCGGGTTCGTCGCCGGCTGGTTCCAACTGCTGGTGGTGACCGCCGTATGA